The Actinomycetes bacterium genome includes the window CAACTTCTTCGAGTTCCCGAGCCTCGTGCCCCGTCTGCCCGAAGCATTCCCCGAGCTGTTCGGTGAGGGCACCGCGGCTGCGGCGGGTGTCGACTACAAGGTGCTGGAAGCCGAGGTGACGGTCGCCGAGTCCGTGGCCGACGTGGCCAAGGCCGTGAAGGCCGCAACTGCAACCGGGCGCCTCTCAGTGGCGGGATCCTGGGTCGGCGACCCGGGCCGGAGCGAACTCGAGGGCATCGCGCTGGTGACCGCCGCGGATGCGGGCGCGGTGAGCTGGATTCCGGCTGCGCTCGTGGGCGACGGCCTCTCCGAGGCGCTCTGCGGCGACACCCCCGTGGCGGCGCACGACGCCAAGCCGATGATCCGCAGCCTGCTCGATGCCGGCCACGACCTGACCGCGCTCGCGGACGACACCGAGCTCGCCGCCTACCTGATCGACCCGTCCGATGCCGCCTACACCCTCGACGCGCTCCTGGCGCGCTACGCGGAGGCCGAACTCGCCGGCGGCGACGACGTGCCCGACGGACAGCTCGACCTCGGGGGCGAGGGTTCCGACCCGTGGATGCCGGCATGCCGTGGCGCTCTCGGGGTGGCCCATCTGATCGGCCCGTTGGCCGAGGCGCTCGACGCCCGTGGCCTTCGTGGCCTCGCGGACGACATCGAGATCCCGCTCGTGCGGGTGCTGGCCCGCATGGAGCACGTCGGCGTGGGGGTCGACCGCTCGGTCCTCGAGGGCCTGCGCGACTCGCTGGTGGAGCGATGTGACGCCGAGCGCGCAGCGATCGTCGAAGCCGCCGGCGAGGACTTCAACGTCAACTCCACCCCACAGCTGCGCACGATCCTTTTCGACAAGCTCGGCCTGCCGCCCCAGAAGAAGACCAAGACCGGGCCCTCCACCGACCACCAGACCCTCGAGAAGCTGAAGGGCCAGCACGAGATCATTGACCACCTCCTGGCTTACAGGGAGGTCGAGAAGCTTCGCTCCACCTATGGCGAGGGCCTGCTGGCAGAGGTCGGCCCCGATGGCCGGATACACGCCACGTTCAACCAGACCGTCGCCCGCACCGGCCGGCTGTCGAGTGACCAGCCCAACCTGCACAACATCCCCGTGCGCACCGAGGAGGGCCGCCGGTTCCGTGAGGCGTTCGTGCCGAGCAAGGGCACCGACCTGCTGGTGGCCGACTACAACCAGATCGAGCTGCGCTGCATCGCGCACCTCTCCGAGGACCCGGGACTCGTCGAGGCGTTCACCTCGGGTGACGACATCCACGACCGCACCGCGTCGCGCGTGTTCGACGTGGAATCGGGTCAGGTGACCACCGAGCAACGCTCGAAGGCAAAGATGGTCTCCTACGGCCTCGCCTACGGAATGGAGGCCTACGGGCTCGCCCAGCGCCTCAACATCGCCACCGGTGAGGCCCAGGAGATCCTCGACGCCTACTTCGAGGCGTTCCCGAGCGTGCGCGACTTCATGGATCGCACCGTCGCCGAGGCACGCGACCGTGGCTACACCGAGACGGTGTTCGGTAGGCGCCGGCGGATCCCGGAGTTGTCCTCCAACCAGCGCAACGTTCGAATGGCGGGGGAGCGCCAGGCCATGAACGCCCCCATCCAGGGCCTTGCCGCCGACATCTTCAAGGTGGCGCTCGTGCGTCTCGACGCGGCACTCGACGAGGCGGCGGCCAACGGTGGTGATCCGGGCACCCTGACCCTGCAGGTGCACGACGAAGTGCTCGTGGAGGTGCCCCCCGATTCGTGGGATGGCACCGAAGCCCTCGTGCTCGATGCGCTGTCGGGTGCGTTCGACCTGCGGGTGCCCCTCGAGGTCAACCTGTCGCGCGGCCACAGCTGGGCCGAGGCCAAGGCCTGAGGATGGCCGACCCCGATCGCCACTGGTTCGAGGAGATCGCCGACCACCTCGGCCCCGCGTATCTGCGGTACTCGTTCACCAAGGGCACCGAGCAGGAGGTCGACTTCCTTGTCGACGTGCTCGGGCTCACCGAGGGGATGTCCGTGCTGGATGTCGGCTGTGGGCCGGGGCGCCACGCCATCGCCCTCGCGAAGCGGGGGATATCGGTCGTCGGGCTCGACATCAGCGAGCGGTTTGTCGAGGTGGCCCATGAGGTGGCCGACCGCGAGGGGGTGATGCCACTGGTGGAGTTCCACCGAGCGGACGCCCGCCAGATGGTCGGCGATGACCGATTCGACGGCAGGGACCTCGATGCGGCGATATCGCTGTGTCAGGGGGCCTTCGGCCTTGGCGGCCCACCAGACAGAGACGACCCGCAGAACCTCACGGCTGACGAATCGGTTCTGCTCGGAATGCTCTCGGCGCTGCGCCCGGGTGGTCGGTGCTCCGTGTCTGCGTTCTCGTCGTACTTCCAGGTGCGATGGCTGGAGGAGCGTGACGCCTTCGATGCGTCCTCGGCGGTCAACCACGAGTTCACCGAGATCCTCGACAGCGACGGCGACGCAGCCGAGGCGGACCTGTGGACCACCTGCTTCACGCCGCGCGAGCTGCGAATGCTGGCCGAACGGGTGGGTCTCGAGGTCGACCATGTGTGGTCGGTCACGCCCGGTGGGTATGAGCGCAGCGAGCCCAACCTGGACAGCCACGAGTTCCTGCTGGTGGCCGGTCGGCCGTCCTGAAGCCGTCCCGCGTTCCGCAGACGCCCGCGGCATTTCTGCGCGCGAGTGCCCGCGGCTAACCTTGGCGGGTTCCCTGTCCATCTACCCGTTACGAGCAACCACGTGTCCGACACCCCTACAGCCGAGGCCCAGCCGCAAGATGCGGTCGCACCCATGGGCGAATACACCCCCCGCACCATCACCGAGAACGACCTCGGTGACCTGTCACTGGACGATGCATACGCACAGTCGATGGTCGACGTCACCGACGGCCAGTTGGTGACCGGGACGGTCGTCAAGGTCGATCGTGACGAGGTGCTCCTCGACATCGGCTTCAAGTCAGAAGGGGTCATCCCCAACCGCGAGCTCTCCATCCGCAACGAGGTCGACCCCGACGAGGTCGTCAGCATCGGCGACGAGATCGAGGCCCTGGTCCTTCAGAAGGAAGACAAGGAAGGCCGCCTCGTCCTGTCCAAGAAGCGGGCCCAGTACGAGAGAGCCTGGGGCAAGATCGAGAAGGTCAAGGAAGAAGAGGGCGTGGTGTCCGGCCCGGTCATCGAGGTCGTGAAGGGCGGCCTGATCATCGACATCGGCCTGCGCGGCTTCCTTCCCGCATCACTGGTCGAGCTGCGCCGCGTGCGCGACCTGCAGCCCTACATCGGCCGTGACCTCGAAGCGAAGATCATCGAACTGGACAAGAACCGCAACAACGTGGTTCTCAGCCGCCGTGCGTTCCTCGAGGAGACCCAGAAGGAACAGCGCGAGGACTTCCTCACCAACCTCAAGCCCGGCGAACGCCGCAAGGGCACCGTGTCGAGCGTCGTCAACTTCGGTGCGTTCGTCGACCTCGGCGGGATGGACGGACTCATCCACGTCTCGGAGCTGTCCTGGAAGCACGTCGACCACCCGGGTTCGGTCGTCACCGTCGGCGACGAAGTCGACGTCGAGGTGCTCGAGGTCGACCACGAGCGCGAGCGCATCTCGCTGTCGCTCAAGGCCACCCAGCAGGACCCGTGGCAGGAGTTCGCCTCCAACCACCAGGTCGGCGAGCTCGTCTACGGCCGTGTCACCAAGCTGGTCCCCTTCGGCGCCTTCATCCAGGTGGGTGACGGCATCGAGGGTCTCGTGCACATCTCGGAGATGTCGGCGCACCACGTTGACCTGCCCGAGCAGGTGGTGACCCCCGGCGAGGAGTTGTGGGTCAAGATCATCGACCTCGACCTCGACCGTCGCCGCATCAGCCTGTCGATCAAGCAGGCCGCTGAAGGCGGCATCGTGGCTGCGGAGTACCAGGAGCACTTCGGCGAGCACGCCTACGACTCCGAGGGCAACTACATCGGTGGTGCGCTGGATGAGGACGCCACCTCCGAGGGCCAGGAGGCCTGGGAGGAGTTCTACGCCGAGCAGGGGGACGCTGCGCCGGCCGCCGCGGGTGCTGCGGAGGCGGAGTCGGTCCCCGAATCAGCCCCAGCCGCCGAGGCGGCTCCCGAGGCTGCGCCCGAGTCAGAAGGTGCACCGTCAGCTGAGGTCCCGGAAGCCGACCAGTAACCGGACGGCGGCCCGAAAGGGTCCGGAACTAATCGAGGAGCCCCGTGGTGCGCCACGGGGCTCCTTCGCGTCTGAGATGTTCACGCTGCCCTGGGGCTTTCTTTAAAGACTGGCGCCGAAGCGGTCGATCGTTACAGGGAGCGGATGCCGCGCCCCGCGTCGGTAGTCCGTGCCATCCCTAACGCACGGAGCAACCAGTGTCTTCAAGAAGAACGATGATCCTCATAGGAGCGTTGCTGGTCGGCGGCTTGGCCGCCTTCCTGACGCTCAACTACGTCCGCGGTGTGGAAAACCGAGTCGGCGAGGACACCGAACTGGTCGAGGTCGTGGTAGCGACCGCGCCGATCAGCAAGG containing:
- the rpsA gene encoding 30S ribosomal protein S1 translates to MGEYTPRTITENDLGDLSLDDAYAQSMVDVTDGQLVTGTVVKVDRDEVLLDIGFKSEGVIPNRELSIRNEVDPDEVVSIGDEIEALVLQKEDKEGRLVLSKKRAQYERAWGKIEKVKEEEGVVSGPVIEVVKGGLIIDIGLRGFLPASLVELRRVRDLQPYIGRDLEAKIIELDKNRNNVVLSRRAFLEETQKEQREDFLTNLKPGERRKGTVSSVVNFGAFVDLGGMDGLIHVSELSWKHVDHPGSVVTVGDEVDVEVLEVDHERERISLSLKATQQDPWQEFASNHQVGELVYGRVTKLVPFGAFIQVGDGIEGLVHISEMSAHHVDLPEQVVTPGEELWVKIIDLDLDRRRISLSIKQAAEGGIVAAEYQEHFGEHAYDSEGNYIGGALDEDATSEGQEAWEEFYAEQGDAAPAAAGAAEAESVPESAPAAEAAPEAAPESEGAPSAEVPEADQ
- the polA gene encoding DNA polymerase I, yielding MSKVMLIDGNSLTYRAFHALPTDLQTSSGQVTNAVFGFTSMLLNLVRDHRPDRVVVTFDRPEKTFRHEMVTTYKANRDAAPDILREQMGLVRQVVETFALPMVSIAGYEADDVIATLATSAAARGDDVVIVTGDRDSYQLVQDPHIKVLYNKRGVSDYALYDEAGIEERTGVAPKDYVTYAALRGDNSDNLPGIPKVGEKTAAKLVNNYGDLDGIFAHAEDQTPALRKNLTENEPQARSNFEMMKLVRDVPLEVDEESLQQGEVDPDAVLEMFNFFEFPSLVPRLPEAFPELFGEGTAAAAGVDYKVLEAEVTVAESVADVAKAVKAATATGRLSVAGSWVGDPGRSELEGIALVTAADAGAVSWIPAALVGDGLSEALCGDTPVAAHDAKPMIRSLLDAGHDLTALADDTELAAYLIDPSDAAYTLDALLARYAEAELAGGDDVPDGQLDLGGEGSDPWMPACRGALGVAHLIGPLAEALDARGLRGLADDIEIPLVRVLARMEHVGVGVDRSVLEGLRDSLVERCDAERAAIVEAAGEDFNVNSTPQLRTILFDKLGLPPQKKTKTGPSTDHQTLEKLKGQHEIIDHLLAYREVEKLRSTYGEGLLAEVGPDGRIHATFNQTVARTGRLSSDQPNLHNIPVRTEEGRRFREAFVPSKGTDLLVADYNQIELRCIAHLSEDPGLVEAFTSGDDIHDRTASRVFDVESGQVTTEQRSKAKMVSYGLAYGMEAYGLAQRLNIATGEAQEILDAYFEAFPSVRDFMDRTVAEARDRGYTETVFGRRRRIPELSSNQRNVRMAGERQAMNAPIQGLAADIFKVALVRLDAALDEAAANGGDPGTLTLQVHDEVLVEVPPDSWDGTEALVLDALSGAFDLRVPLEVNLSRGHSWAEAKA
- a CDS encoding methyltransferase domain-containing protein, producing the protein MADPDRHWFEEIADHLGPAYLRYSFTKGTEQEVDFLVDVLGLTEGMSVLDVGCGPGRHAIALAKRGISVVGLDISERFVEVAHEVADREGVMPLVEFHRADARQMVGDDRFDGRDLDAAISLCQGAFGLGGPPDRDDPQNLTADESVLLGMLSALRPGGRCSVSAFSSYFQVRWLEERDAFDASSAVNHEFTEILDSDGDAAEADLWTTCFTPRELRMLAERVGLEVDHVWSVTPGGYERSEPNLDSHEFLLVAGRPS